In the Acuticoccus sediminis genome, one interval contains:
- a CDS encoding spike base protein, RCAP_Rcc01079 family, with the protein MADNPFQTYSQSVTAPAVDAFPITPNDTTDLTQAVRAIYVGNGGDVNLITASGSTVTFPAVGGSMVLPVATTRVRATGTTASGIVGLV; encoded by the coding sequence ATGGCCGACAATCCGTTCCAGACGTATTCGCAGAGCGTCACCGCCCCGGCGGTCGATGCCTTTCCGATCACCCCGAACGACACCACGGACCTGACCCAGGCGGTGCGGGCGATCTACGTGGGCAACGGGGGCGACGTGAACCTCATCACCGCGAGCGGCTCGACGGTGACCTTCCCGGCGGTGGGCGGCAGCATGGTGCTTCCGGTGGCGACGACGCGCGTGCGCGCGACCGGCACGACGGCCAGCGGGATCGTCGGCCTGGTCTGA
- a CDS encoding WGR domain-containing protein, protein MQLDLFPTDVRLRCIDPTHNKRRFYSLSIQPTLFGEWALVREWGRLGSAGRVRTDRYASAGQAIDALCALTRAKQRRGYSA, encoded by the coding sequence GTGCAGCTCGACCTGTTTCCGACCGACGTGAGGCTGCGCTGCATCGACCCGACGCACAACAAGCGGCGGTTCTACAGCCTGTCGATCCAGCCGACGCTGTTCGGGGAGTGGGCGCTGGTGCGCGAGTGGGGCCGGCTGGGGTCGGCGGGGCGCGTGCGGACCGACCGCTACGCCTCGGCGGGTCAGGCGATCGACGCGCTGTGCGCGCTCACGCGTGCCAAGCAGCGCCGCGGCTACAGCGCGTAG